A genomic region of Gemmata massiliana contains the following coding sequences:
- a CDS encoding AAA family ATPase, translating to MSARDSILELKKRIGTSIIGQQAAIDRLLVALLADGHVLMEGLPGLAKTRTIKTLAKNLESEFRRIQFTPDLLPADVTGSEVYYDEGGKGTFKFQPGPIFGNLVLADEINRAPAKAQAALLEAMEERQVTVAGTTHALPPLFLVMATQNPIEQEGTYPLPEAQTDRFLMKVILGYGTDDEERQILRLVRGEEGATKPPETAKLPQQVVTDARAEIHKVFVSEALEKYIVSVIAATRRPGDFSADLKKWIQVGASPRGTLALDRCSRAYAWLQGRDHVTPDDVRAIAPECLRHRLILSYEAAADGTAPDQVVAEIIKKVAVP from the coding sequence ATGTCCGCACGCGACTCGATTCTGGAACTGAAAAAGCGCATCGGCACGTCGATCATCGGTCAACAGGCCGCGATCGACCGGCTGCTCGTGGCGCTCCTGGCCGACGGGCACGTGTTGATGGAGGGGCTGCCCGGGCTGGCGAAGACGCGCACCATCAAAACGCTGGCCAAGAACCTCGAAAGCGAGTTCCGCCGCATTCAGTTCACCCCGGATCTACTCCCGGCCGACGTGACCGGTTCCGAGGTATACTACGACGAGGGCGGAAAAGGGACGTTCAAGTTCCAGCCCGGTCCGATCTTCGGCAACCTCGTGCTGGCCGACGAAATTAACCGCGCGCCCGCAAAGGCCCAGGCCGCGCTCCTCGAAGCGATGGAGGAGCGCCAGGTGACCGTCGCCGGCACGACGCACGCGCTGCCGCCCCTATTTCTCGTCATGGCGACGCAGAATCCCATCGAGCAGGAAGGGACGTACCCGCTTCCCGAGGCACAAACTGACCGCTTCCTGATGAAAGTTATCCTCGGGTACGGCACCGACGACGAGGAGCGCCAGATCCTCCGGCTCGTTCGCGGCGAAGAGGGCGCGACCAAGCCACCCGAAACCGCGAAACTACCGCAACAGGTGGTGACTGATGCACGGGCGGAAATTCACAAGGTGTTCGTATCCGAGGCACTGGAGAAGTACATCGTCAGCGTGATCGCAGCGACGCGGCGCCCGGGGGACTTCTCGGCCGATCTCAAGAAGTGGATTCAGGTCGGAGCCAGTCCGCGCGGGACGCTCGCACTCGACCGCTGCTCGCGGGCCTACGCCTGGCTCCAGGGGCGCGACCACGTGACCCCGGACGACGTGCGGGCCATCGCGCCGGAATGCTTGCGGCACCGGCTCATCCTGAGTTACGAGGCCGCCGCGGACGGCACCGCGCCCGATCAGGTGGTGGCCGAAATCATCAAGAAGGTGGCCGTACCGTGA
- a CDS encoding HlyD family secretion protein, translated as MIVIITLAYFALIWLVYFRLKVLSFNLANKIGVALAGVIIVFGLLLATNYSHPHSSDVRVFRYVVPISTYLPKPAQVVEVAVRPNTPLKKGDVLFRVDARPYEYEVRRLEAALVAANTDLPKLEADLKIAQAAVATAEATLENARKDFDRQEQLRATGSTSESNYLDAKTRFDNSTSARREALARRDRAQLALESKVGGEFTAVAEVRQQLATARLNLEQTTVTAPDDGFVTDLAIRPGLMVAPATPAMVFVSTAQRGTVVATYSQHPLQNIAPGSRAEVIFAMYPGRVFKAEVETVISITGQGQITPTGDLPEVVQPQPRGRFAVRLKLSDEDMALLPGGAGGSAVIYTHTLRPLGAIQKMGIRMEGYLNYITGF; from the coding sequence GTGATCGTCATCATCACCCTGGCCTACTTCGCCCTGATCTGGCTCGTCTACTTCCGACTCAAAGTGCTCTCGTTTAATCTGGCGAACAAGATCGGGGTCGCATTGGCCGGCGTGATTATCGTGTTCGGGCTGTTGCTCGCGACCAATTACAGCCACCCGCACTCGTCCGACGTTCGGGTGTTCCGGTACGTCGTTCCAATCTCGACGTACCTGCCGAAACCGGCCCAGGTAGTCGAGGTCGCGGTCCGCCCGAACACGCCGTTAAAGAAAGGGGACGTGCTGTTCCGGGTGGACGCCCGGCCCTACGAGTACGAGGTCCGGCGCCTGGAAGCGGCCCTCGTCGCGGCAAACACCGATTTGCCGAAGCTGGAGGCCGACCTGAAGATCGCGCAGGCGGCCGTTGCCACGGCCGAGGCGACACTGGAAAACGCCCGGAAGGATTTCGACCGACAGGAGCAGTTGCGGGCCACCGGGTCCACGTCCGAATCCAACTACCTCGACGCCAAAACCCGGTTCGACAACAGCACGTCCGCCCGCCGGGAGGCGCTCGCTCGCCGCGACCGCGCGCAACTCGCGCTGGAGTCAAAGGTCGGCGGAGAGTTCACCGCGGTCGCCGAGGTGCGCCAGCAACTGGCGACCGCCCGGCTGAACCTGGAGCAGACCACCGTCACGGCCCCGGACGACGGGTTCGTGACCGATCTCGCGATCCGTCCGGGCCTCATGGTCGCACCCGCAACACCGGCGATGGTGTTCGTTAGCACGGCGCAGCGCGGAACCGTGGTGGCCACGTACTCGCAGCACCCGCTCCAGAATATCGCCCCCGGTAGCCGGGCCGAGGTGATCTTCGCCATGTACCCGGGCCGGGTCTTCAAGGCCGAGGTCGAAACCGTGATCTCGATCACCGGGCAGGGGCAAATCACCCCGACCGGCGATCTCCCGGAAGTCGTTCAGCCTCAACCGCGAGGGCGCTTCGCCGTTCGCCTCAAACTTTCCGACGAGGACATGGCCCTCCTCCCCGGCGGCGCCGGCGGGTCCGCGGTGATCTACACGCACACACTCCGGCCGCTCGGCGCGATCCAGAAGATGGGCATCCGGATGGAAGGCTACCTGAACTACATCACGGGGTTCTGA
- a CDS encoding DUF3302 domain-containing protein has translation MLDSIDWLFDIVAAVFLVVILTIAVVGLVWLGSLPGSIAHKRSHPQAEAVTVLGWVGLLFVILWPVAFAWAFVRAPGQSVPDSGGAKS, from the coding sequence ATGCTCGACAGCATCGACTGGCTGTTCGACATCGTTGCCGCGGTTTTCCTGGTGGTGATCCTGACCATCGCGGTCGTCGGACTCGTCTGGCTCGGATCGCTCCCCGGCTCGATCGCGCACAAGCGGTCGCACCCACAGGCCGAGGCGGTCACCGTGCTCGGGTGGGTGGGGCTACTGTTCGTGATCCTGTGGCCGGTCGCGTTCGCGTGGGCGTTCGTCCGCGCGCCCGGGCAGTCGGTTCCGGATAGCGGAGGGGCGAAGTCGTGA
- a CDS encoding DUF1254 domain-containing protein, with product MRTRFALPIIALALAALAVAQDTAPFKGGFPAPDAAQKARDEADYQRAVTAYRFWYPTVSVEGIFHGNRELGINDNEAIPILSAGPRHVGFTLNSDTPYGGGVIDVKDGPYVIEVPPGAFIGLANDHHQGWILDMGLPGPDQGKGGKHLVLPPGYTGEVPKGYFVGHSSSNKVLVALRSLPANGDVKAAIDALKTVKIYPLVSAAEPKLVKMVDTTEKKMDSTPLRWEDNIAYWEKLHAITDAEPLNPKFLPMYGVLSALGIEKGKPFAPDARMKAILESAAKAGRNQMLVSAFDSARTDKLAWKDRKWEWLGLVPESAQFETKAGIDLEARDRWFAQAIVTSPAMFRRTQGAGSLYWLGHRDSTGAFVDGGKTYKLNVPLPVPAGLFWSVTIYDAATRSEVQTAQDKAALRSLFELKDTGDAKSIDLYFGPKAPAGKEGQWIQTVPERGWFAYFRIYGPKEPAFDGSWKPGDLEEVK from the coding sequence ATGCGAACGCGATTCGCTCTTCCCATCATCGCCCTCGCTCTCGCGGCCCTTGCCGTTGCTCAAGACACCGCGCCCTTTAAGGGTGGGTTCCCGGCCCCGGACGCGGCGCAGAAGGCGCGCGACGAGGCCGACTACCAGCGCGCGGTGACCGCGTACCGGTTCTGGTACCCGACGGTGTCCGTCGAGGGCATCTTCCACGGCAACCGCGAACTGGGCATCAATGACAACGAGGCCATACCGATCCTGTCGGCCGGCCCGCGTCACGTCGGGTTCACGCTGAACTCGGACACGCCCTACGGCGGGGGCGTGATCGACGTAAAGGACGGCCCCTATGTGATCGAAGTCCCACCCGGGGCGTTCATCGGTCTGGCCAACGACCATCACCAGGGGTGGATTCTGGACATGGGCCTGCCCGGACCGGACCAGGGTAAGGGCGGAAAGCACCTCGTGCTGCCGCCGGGGTACACGGGCGAGGTACCGAAGGGGTACTTCGTCGGGCATTCCTCATCAAACAAGGTGCTCGTCGCGCTCCGGTCGCTGCCCGCTAATGGGGACGTGAAGGCGGCGATCGACGCACTGAAAACCGTGAAAATCTACCCGCTGGTGTCGGCCGCGGAGCCGAAACTCGTGAAGATGGTGGACACGACCGAGAAGAAGATGGACAGCACGCCGCTGCGGTGGGAGGACAACATCGCGTACTGGGAGAAGCTCCACGCGATCACCGACGCCGAACCGCTGAACCCGAAGTTCCTGCCCATGTACGGGGTGCTGTCGGCGCTGGGCATCGAGAAGGGCAAACCGTTCGCGCCGGACGCGCGCATGAAGGCCATTCTGGAGAGCGCCGCCAAAGCCGGGCGGAACCAGATGCTCGTGTCGGCGTTCGATAGCGCTAGAACCGACAAACTCGCGTGGAAGGACCGGAAGTGGGAGTGGCTCGGCCTCGTTCCGGAGAGCGCGCAGTTCGAGACGAAGGCCGGCATCGATCTGGAGGCCCGGGACCGCTGGTTCGCGCAGGCCATCGTCACGTCGCCCGCGATGTTCCGGCGCACCCAGGGGGCCGGCTCGCTCTACTGGCTCGGTCACCGCGATTCCACCGGCGCGTTCGTGGATGGCGGGAAAACGTACAAGCTGAACGTGCCGCTCCCCGTACCCGCAGGGCTGTTCTGGTCCGTCACGATCTACGACGCCGCCACGCGGAGCGAGGTGCAGACCGCGCAGGACAAAGCCGCGCTGCGCTCGCTGTTCGAGCTGAAGGACACGGGCGACGCGAAATCGATCGACCTGTACTTCGGGCCGAAGGCGCCCGCGGGCAAGGAGGGCCAGTGGATTCAAACGGTTCCCGAGCGCGGGTGGTTCGCGTACTTCCGCATCTACGGCCCGAAGGAACCTGCATTCGACGGATCGTGGAAGCCGGGCGACCTGGAAGAAGTGAAGTGA
- a CDS encoding arylsulfatase, with translation MRARLILPALALIGAGALLGWATASGRLNSVVAREEKAEPVSTSGTPEVLPRPDFHFKGSVGRTYLDSDKAQFPQPVQAPKGAPNIVLILLDDAGYGQFSTFGGGIPSPTMDKLAAEGLRYNRFHTTALCSPTRAALITGRNHHSAAFAGITELATGYDGYSCILPKSCGTVGEVLRQNGYNTAWVGKNHNTPPWDTSDAGPFDRWANGLGFDYFYGFNAGDMNHWNPVLYENRNLVPASPDPNYHLTEDLADKSIAWARKMKSIAPDKPFFLYVAPGATHAPHHAPKEWIEKFKGKFDGGWDKYREETLARQKKLGVVPESTKLTERSHGLPAWDSLNADQKKLYARMMEVFCGYGAHVDHHMGRVIDAVKQLPGADNTLFVYIAGDNGSSAEGGIEGSLCENMFFNGFPEKWQDNIKAIDELGGPKHFNHFPSAWAHAMNTPFQWTKQIASHFGGTRNPMIVSWPAKIKDGGGLRSQFTHTIDLVPTLYDVCGITAPTVLNGVEQKPIEGTSFAATFTDAKAPEFRKTQYFEMCVNRGIYHDGWFAGGMSFEPWNPNRDKFDPDKQKWELYNINEDFSQATDLAAKHPEKLRQLQDLWWVEASKYNVLPLDWRGTIRMNAEAMGRPSLIRGRKSMTYYPGTIGLPDAASPPMTNKSWTITAEIEATDDKTNGMIVTHGGLEGGYGLYLRDGVPTFVYNFLGTERKTFAAKDALPKGKTKLVVDFKYDGGGMGKGGAITVTANGKAIAEGRLEKTIPIQMSLGEGLDIGMDVGSPVDFTYKLPFKFTGTIEKVTVDLK, from the coding sequence ATGCGAGCGCGATTGATTCTCCCCGCCCTAGCCCTGATCGGCGCCGGCGCGCTGCTCGGCTGGGCGACCGCATCGGGCCGGCTGAACAGTGTTGTTGCTCGGGAGGAAAAAGCGGAACCGGTGTCGACCAGCGGCACACCCGAAGTGCTCCCGCGCCCCGACTTTCACTTTAAGGGTTCGGTCGGGCGCACGTACCTGGACTCGGACAAGGCCCAATTCCCGCAACCGGTGCAGGCTCCGAAGGGCGCGCCGAACATCGTGCTGATCCTGCTCGACGACGCCGGGTACGGTCAGTTCTCCACGTTCGGCGGCGGCATCCCGTCACCCACAATGGACAAGCTCGCGGCCGAAGGGCTGCGGTACAACCGGTTCCACACGACCGCGCTGTGCAGCCCGACGCGCGCGGCGCTCATTACCGGCCGCAATCACCACTCGGCCGCGTTCGCCGGCATCACCGAACTGGCCACCGGGTACGACGGGTACAGTTGCATCCTGCCGAAGAGTTGCGGTACCGTCGGCGAGGTGCTCCGACAGAACGGCTACAACACGGCCTGGGTCGGCAAGAACCACAACACCCCGCCGTGGGACACGAGCGACGCCGGGCCGTTCGATCGTTGGGCCAACGGCCTCGGGTTCGATTACTTCTACGGGTTCAACGCCGGCGACATGAACCACTGGAACCCGGTCCTGTACGAGAACCGCAACCTCGTGCCCGCGTCGCCCGATCCGAATTACCACCTCACCGAAGACCTCGCGGACAAGTCGATCGCGTGGGCGCGCAAGATGAAAAGCATCGCGCCGGACAAGCCGTTCTTCCTTTACGTCGCGCCGGGGGCCACGCACGCCCCGCACCACGCCCCGAAGGAGTGGATCGAGAAATTTAAAGGCAAGTTCGACGGCGGCTGGGACAAGTACCGCGAGGAAACGCTCGCCCGCCAGAAGAAGCTCGGCGTCGTTCCCGAGAGCACGAAACTGACCGAGCGCTCGCACGGATTGCCCGCGTGGGACTCGCTCAACGCCGATCAGAAGAAGCTCTACGCCCGCATGATGGAAGTGTTCTGCGGGTACGGCGCGCACGTCGATCACCACATGGGCCGCGTGATCGACGCGGTCAAGCAGCTCCCCGGCGCCGACAACACTCTCTTCGTCTACATCGCCGGCGACAACGGGTCCAGCGCCGAGGGCGGGATCGAGGGGTCGCTGTGCGAGAACATGTTCTTCAACGGGTTCCCGGAGAAGTGGCAGGACAACATCAAGGCCATCGACGAGCTCGGCGGCCCGAAGCACTTCAACCACTTCCCGAGCGCGTGGGCGCACGCGATGAACACGCCGTTCCAGTGGACCAAGCAGATCGCCAGTCACTTCGGCGGCACCCGCAACCCGATGATCGTGTCGTGGCCCGCGAAGATCAAGGACGGGGGCGGGCTGCGCTCGCAGTTCACCCACACCATCGACCTCGTCCCGACGCTCTACGACGTGTGCGGGATCACCGCACCGACGGTACTCAACGGGGTGGAGCAGAAGCCGATCGAGGGGACCAGCTTCGCGGCGACGTTCACCGACGCCAAGGCCCCGGAGTTCCGGAAGACGCAGTATTTCGAGATGTGCGTCAACCGCGGTATCTACCACGACGGCTGGTTCGCGGGCGGGATGTCGTTCGAACCGTGGAACCCGAACCGCGACAAGTTCGATCCCGACAAGCAGAAGTGGGAGCTTTACAACATCAACGAGGACTTCTCGCAGGCGACCGACCTCGCGGCCAAGCACCCCGAAAAGCTCCGCCAGCTTCAGGATTTGTGGTGGGTGGAGGCGTCGAAGTACAACGTGCTCCCGCTCGACTGGCGCGGCACCATCCGCATGAACGCCGAGGCGATGGGCCGCCCCAGCCTGATCCGCGGGCGCAAGTCCATGACCTACTACCCCGGCACCATCGGACTGCCCGACGCGGCCTCGCCGCCCATGACGAACAAATCTTGGACGATCACCGCCGAAATCGAAGCGACCGACGACAAGACGAACGGCATGATCGTCACACACGGCGGGCTCGAGGGCGGGTACGGCCTGTACCTGCGCGACGGTGTGCCGACGTTCGTTTACAACTTCCTCGGTACCGAGCGGAAGACGTTCGCGGCGAAGGACGCGCTGCCGAAGGGCAAGACGAAGCTCGTCGTCGATTTCAAGTACGACGGCGGCGGAATGGGTAAGGGCGGCGCGATCACCGTGACCGCCAACGGTAAGGCAATCGCCGAGGGTCGACTGGAGAAGACGATCCCCATTCAAATGTCACTGGGCGAGGGCCTCGACATCGGCATGGACGTCGGCTCGCCGGTGGATTTCACCTACAAGCTACCGTTCAAGTTCACGGGCACGATCGAGAAGGTCACTGTGGATCTGAAATGA
- a CDS encoding DUF1254 domain-containing protein, whose translation MRSRFLIPIVLVAAGWLPPACADDSPPVRVTVDNFCRAETDTYFARFVKEGGFGKFHHERELAPIDKQTVIRLNRDTLYSFGVFDLGAGPVTITLPDAGKRYLAVQVINEDHYALDVIYKPGAHTFTQEQVGTHYVCLAVRTFVIPDSAEDVKAVHALQDAIKVEQKAPGKFKVPNWDQESLKKVRDALLALAAANGGLDSSKMFGRKTEVDPVQHLIGTAAGWGGNPRTAALYAGAVPRFNDGKTVYRLTVKDVPVDGFWSVSVYNKDGFFEKNEKNAYTLNNVTAKRDADGSVTIQFGGDEGTPNYLPVTPGWNYVFRMYRPRKEILDGTWKVPDAQHVK comes from the coding sequence ATGCGCTCGCGATTCCTGATCCCGATCGTACTCGTTGCCGCCGGCTGGTTGCCCCCCGCGTGCGCGGACGATTCCCCGCCCGTGCGGGTCACGGTGGACAATTTCTGCCGCGCCGAAACCGACACGTACTTCGCCCGGTTCGTGAAAGAGGGCGGGTTCGGCAAATTCCACCACGAGCGCGAACTGGCGCCGATCGACAAGCAGACGGTGATCCGTCTGAACCGGGACACGCTGTACTCGTTCGGCGTGTTCGATTTGGGTGCCGGGCCGGTCACGATCACGCTCCCGGACGCCGGGAAACGGTACCTGGCGGTACAAGTCATCAACGAGGACCACTACGCGCTCGACGTGATCTACAAGCCGGGTGCGCACACCTTCACGCAGGAACAAGTCGGCACGCACTACGTGTGCCTGGCGGTCCGGACCTTCGTGATTCCGGACTCCGCGGAGGATGTCAAAGCGGTCCACGCCTTACAGGACGCGATCAAGGTGGAGCAAAAGGCGCCGGGCAAGTTCAAGGTGCCGAACTGGGACCAAGAGTCGCTGAAGAAAGTTCGCGACGCACTGCTCGCCCTCGCTGCGGCTAATGGCGGGCTGGACTCGTCGAAGATGTTCGGGCGCAAGACCGAGGTCGATCCGGTCCAGCACCTGATCGGCACGGCCGCGGGGTGGGGCGGGAACCCGCGCACCGCGGCGCTCTACGCGGGCGCGGTGCCGCGGTTCAACGACGGGAAGACGGTGTACCGGCTCACCGTCAAGGACGTCCCGGTGGACGGGTTCTGGTCCGTCAGCGTTTACAACAAAGACGGCTTCTTCGAGAAGAACGAGAAAAACGCTTACACGCTCAACAACGTCACCGCGAAGCGGGACGCGGACGGCTCGGTGACGATCCAGTTCGGCGGCGACGAGGGCACGCCGAACTACCTGCCCGTCACACCGGGGTGGAACTACGTGTTCCGCATGTACCGCCCGCGCAAGGAGATCCTCGACGGCACCTGGAAGGTTCCCGACGCCCAGCACGTGAAATAA
- a CDS encoding arylsulfatase, which yields MFRVTNVPVMIALAIGAAGGWAGASGKFDALLRAEQQATTAADSTPCAEGGCCASPDKAAALTAINAHNAKVSANAQKDGKKPNILVIFGDDIGQTNVSAYSRGLMGFTTPNIDRIGSEGGVFVNYYGQQSCTAGRAAFILGQSPFRTGLTKVGMPGAPVGLQKEDPTIAEFLKPLGYTTGQFGKNHLGDKDEFLPTNHGFDEFFGNLYHLNAEQEPENEDYPKDPEFKKKFGPRGVLKCTSDGKITDTGPLTKKRMETVDEEFLAAAKDFIDRSVKADKPFFCWFNSTRMHIFTHLKPASKGKTGLGTQADGMTEHDGMVGELLKQLDDLKIADNTIVLYTTDNGAMKSMWPDGGASPFRSEKDTNWDGAFRVPALVRWPGHIKPGTNFTELFSAEDWLVTLVAAAGGDPNLRERATKGVQAGDKKFKVHLDGYNQLDYLTGKTDKGARHEFFYFSDDGALVAYRDDRFKYTYQTQNAKGVEVWVQPFTVLRTPQVIDLKSDPYEYSIDASAYYHGWLIDHAYLLLPSVEKVSTYLKTYKDFPPRQRPASFSIDQVIEKLEAGTKGK from the coding sequence ATGTTTCGGGTAACGAACGTTCCCGTGATGATCGCGCTGGCGATCGGCGCCGCGGGCGGCTGGGCCGGCGCGAGCGGCAAGTTCGACGCACTGCTGCGCGCTGAGCAGCAGGCCACGACCGCGGCGGATTCTACCCCGTGTGCCGAGGGTGGGTGCTGCGCAAGTCCGGACAAGGCCGCGGCACTGACAGCGATCAACGCGCACAACGCGAAGGTGAGCGCGAACGCGCAAAAGGACGGCAAGAAGCCCAATATCCTCGTCATCTTCGGCGACGACATCGGCCAGACGAACGTCAGCGCCTACAGCCGCGGGTTAATGGGCTTCACCACGCCGAACATTGATCGCATCGGTAGCGAGGGCGGGGTGTTCGTCAACTACTACGGCCAACAGTCCTGCACCGCGGGGCGCGCGGCGTTCATCCTCGGCCAGTCCCCGTTCCGGACCGGGTTGACGAAGGTGGGTATGCCGGGCGCGCCCGTGGGCCTTCAGAAGGAAGACCCGACGATCGCCGAGTTCCTCAAACCACTCGGTTACACAACGGGACAGTTCGGGAAGAACCACCTGGGCGACAAGGACGAGTTTCTCCCAACCAATCACGGGTTCGACGAGTTCTTCGGCAACCTGTACCACCTCAACGCCGAACAGGAACCGGAAAACGAGGACTACCCGAAAGACCCGGAGTTCAAGAAGAAGTTCGGGCCGCGCGGGGTGCTGAAATGCACGTCCGACGGCAAGATCACCGACACCGGACCGCTGACCAAGAAGCGGATGGAGACGGTGGACGAGGAGTTCCTGGCCGCAGCGAAGGACTTCATCGACCGCAGCGTGAAAGCGGACAAGCCGTTCTTCTGCTGGTTCAACAGCACCCGGATGCACATCTTCACGCACCTCAAACCCGCATCGAAGGGCAAGACCGGCTTAGGCACCCAGGCCGACGGCATGACCGAGCACGACGGGATGGTCGGTGAGCTGCTGAAGCAGCTTGACGACCTCAAGATCGCCGACAACACGATCGTCCTTTACACAACCGACAACGGCGCGATGAAGAGCATGTGGCCCGACGGCGGGGCGTCCCCGTTCCGGTCCGAGAAGGACACGAACTGGGACGGCGCGTTCCGCGTCCCGGCGCTGGTCCGCTGGCCCGGGCACATCAAGCCCGGCACGAACTTCACCGAACTGTTCTCCGCGGAAGACTGGCTGGTGACGCTCGTCGCCGCGGCCGGTGGCGACCCGAACCTGCGCGAGCGCGCGACCAAAGGCGTCCAGGCCGGCGACAAGAAGTTCAAGGTCCACCTGGACGGCTACAACCAGCTCGACTACCTCACCGGCAAAACCGACAAAGGCGCCCGGCACGAGTTCTTCTACTTCAGCGACGACGGCGCCCTCGTGGCCTACCGCGACGACCGCTTCAAGTACACGTACCAGACACAGAACGCGAAGGGCGTGGAGGTCTGGGTCCAGCCCTTCACGGTGCTGCGGACGCCGCAGGTCATCGATCTGAAGAGCGATCCCTACGAGTACTCCATCGACGCCTCGGCCTACTACCACGGCTGGCTGATCGATCACGCCTACCTGTTGCTCCCCTCGGTCGAGAAAGTCTCCACCTACCTCAAGACCTACAAGGATTTCCCACCGCGCCAGCGCCCGGCCAGTTTCTCGATCGACCAGGTCATCGAGAAGCTCGAAGCCGGAACGAAGGGCAAGTAA
- a CDS encoding arylsulfatase codes for MFRASNFALVIALAVGAVSGWAGASGKFDSLLRAEPKTTNATTEACAEGGCCASLDKAAALTAINAHNAKVSANLQKDGKKPNILVIFGDDIGIPQISAYTQGLMGYRTPNIDRIAKEGALFTDSYGQQSCTAGRASFILGQEPFRTGLLTIGMPGDPHGIQDWMPTIADALKAQGYATGQFGKNHLGDQDKHLPTNHGFDEFFGNLYHLNAEEEPEGYFYPKDPEFKKKFGPRGVLKCTSDGKITDTGPLNTKRMPTVDEEFLAAAKDFIDRQHKANKPFFCWFNSTRMHVFTHLKKESLGKTGKGIHADGMVEHDGMVGELLKQLDDLKIADDTIVLYTTDNGAELALWPDGAMTMFHGEKGTTWEGGFRIPMMVRWPGVVKPGTVYNDVISLIDWFPTLCAAAGAPDIKEKMAAGTEANGKKFKVHLDGHNFMPYFEGKEKAGPRDSIMYFDQGGNLNALRWNDWKLSFASTKGNIATGTREVSAWALIANLRMDPYERGMEEGGGAIKFLAQNMWLIVPVQGKIKEFFSDFDKFPYQSGSSLNAGGINYGMLRQQDALKRLKEVEGLKPR; via the coding sequence ATGTTCCGAGCGTCGAACTTCGCTCTCGTGATCGCACTAGCGGTCGGGGCGGTGAGTGGGTGGGCCGGGGCTAGTGGGAAGTTCGATTCCCTGCTGCGTGCTGAGCCGAAAACGACAAACGCGACAACCGAAGCGTGTGCTGAGGGTGGGTGCTGCGCGAGCCTCGATAAGGCTGCCGCGCTGACAGCGATCAACGCACACAACGCAAAAGTGAGCGCGAACCTTCAGAAGGACGGCAAGAAGCCCAACATCCTCGTCATCTTCGGCGACGACATCGGTATTCCACAAATCAGCGCCTACACACAAGGGCTGATGGGTTACCGGACGCCGAACATCGACCGCATCGCGAAGGAAGGCGCACTCTTCACCGACTCCTACGGTCAGCAGAGCTGCACCGCGGGTCGGGCGTCGTTCATTCTCGGCCAGGAACCGTTCCGCACCGGGTTGCTGACGATCGGTATGCCCGGCGACCCGCACGGTATCCAGGACTGGATGCCCACCATCGCGGACGCGCTGAAGGCCCAGGGGTACGCGACCGGACAGTTCGGGAAGAACCACCTCGGCGACCAGGACAAGCACCTCCCGACCAACCACGGGTTCGACGAGTTCTTCGGCAACCTGTACCACCTCAACGCCGAGGAAGAACCGGAGGGATACTTCTACCCGAAAGATCCGGAGTTCAAGAAGAAGTTCGGCCCGCGCGGGGTGCTGAAGTGTACCTCCGACGGCAAGATCACCGACACCGGACCGCTCAACACCAAGCGCATGCCGACCGTGGACGAGGAGTTCCTGGCCGCGGCGAAGGACTTCATCGACCGCCAGCACAAGGCCAACAAACCGTTCTTCTGCTGGTTCAACAGCACCCGCATGCACGTCTTCACGCACCTCAAGAAAGAGTCGCTGGGCAAGACGGGTAAGGGCATCCACGCGGACGGGATGGTGGAGCACGACGGAATGGTCGGTGAACTGCTGAAGCAGCTCGACGACCTCAAGATCGCCGACGACACGATCGTGCTTTACACGACCGATAACGGCGCAGAACTGGCGCTGTGGCCGGACGGCGCGATGACCATGTTCCACGGCGAAAAGGGCACGACGTGGGAGGGCGGGTTCCGCATCCCGATGATGGTGCGCTGGCCGGGCGTGGTCAAGCCGGGCACGGTTTACAACGACGTCATCTCGCTGATCGACTGGTTCCCGACGCTCTGCGCCGCCGCGGGCGCGCCGGACATCAAGGAGAAGATGGCCGCGGGGACGGAGGCGAACGGCAAGAAGTTCAAGGTCCACCTCGATGGGCACAACTTCATGCCCTACTTCGAGGGCAAGGAGAAGGCCGGCCCGCGCGACTCGATCATGTACTTCGACCAGGGCGGCAACCTCAACGCGCTCCGGTGGAACGACTGGAAACTGAGCTTCGCCTCGACGAAGGGGAACATCGCGACCGGCACCCGCGAGGTATCGGCCTGGGCGCTCATCGCGAACCTGCGCATGGACCCCTACGAGCGCGGGATGGAAGAGGGCGGCGGGGCCATCAAATTCCTCGCCCAGAACATGTGGCTCATCGTCCCCGTTCAGGGAAAGATCAAGGAATTCTTCTCGGACTTCGACAAGTTCCCGTACCAGTCTGGCAGCTCACTCAACGCGGGCGGCATCAATTACGGGATGCTTCGACAGCAGGACGCGCTGAAGCGGCTCAAAGAGGTGGAAGGGTTGAAGCCGCGCTAA